Proteins from one Desulfonema limicola genomic window:
- a CDS encoding aminoglycoside phosphotransferase family protein, giving the protein MKYYNEIEKQLVSRLGTIQEISKIQKGFSDDEKFVIKTAFDTYLLRISSAKTFSRKKEEFKIMKKLFAKGVNCNKPIDIFTGKEDNKIYNLFSFLPGNDAEKNISKLAESTQFEIGFYAGQDLKTINSLENSTNSWKKRKLAKHEFYLAHYLKNEYSFENDDKLIKFIESNCDRIKSAPDRFQHDDFHLGNIIINDSKYSGILDFNRYDWGDPLHEFVKLEWFTWPVSKEFARGEIKGYFGNEKVSEDICLIISVYIAMSIFSTIVWTLKFHPKTMPFIENRMKSILDNYEYFDRIRPEWISGISAKNQNLENEKQI; this is encoded by the coding sequence ATGAAATATTATAATGAGATAGAAAAACAACTTGTTAGCAGACTTGGAACTATCCAAGAAATATCAAAAATACAAAAAGGTTTTTCTGATGATGAAAAATTTGTTATAAAAACAGCATTCGACACATATTTGCTTCGCATTTCATCTGCAAAAACATTTTCAAGAAAAAAAGAAGAATTCAAAATAATGAAAAAGCTGTTTGCAAAAGGTGTAAACTGCAACAAACCAATAGATATATTTACTGGGAAAGAAGATAATAAAATTTACAACCTGTTTAGTTTTCTTCCCGGCAATGATGCTGAGAAAAATATTAGTAAACTTGCAGAGTCAACTCAGTTTGAAATTGGCTTTTATGCAGGTCAAGACCTGAAAACAATAAACAGTCTTGAAAACAGCACCAACAGTTGGAAAAAAAGAAAACTTGCAAAACACGAATTCTATCTCGCTCACTATTTGAAAAATGAATACAGCTTTGAAAATGACGACAAACTTATTAAATTTATTGAATCAAACTGTGACAGAATTAAATCCGCCCCAGACAGATTTCAGCATGATGACTTCCATCTGGGCAATATTATTATAAATGATAGTAAATATTCAGGGATATTGGATTTTAACAGATATGACTGGGGTGATCCTTTGCATGAATTTGTAAAACTAGAATGGTTCACATGGCCGGTCAGCAAAGAGTTCGCACGGGGAGAAATAAAAGGATATTTCGGAAACGAAAAAGTTAGTGAAGATATCTGTCTGATAATATCAGTTTATATTGCAATGAGTATTTTTTCGACAATCGTATGGACATTAAAATTTCATCCAAAAACAATGCCGTTTATTGAAAACAGAATGAAGTCAATACTGGACAATTACGAATATTTTGATCGAATCCGACCGGAATGGATATCCGGCATATCTGCTAAAAATCAGAATTTAGAAAATGAGAAACAGATTTAA
- a CDS encoding DUF4160 domain-containing protein produces MPPVSHPLKKGVLTILMNYNDHAPPHVHIKYQNDVKSYRYEIRSKKWMKPGKELPPKLKKMVEVWVDVHEQELLEQWEHAMNNQIITIIG; encoded by the coding sequence ATGCCACCAGTATCACATCCCTTAAAAAAAGGGGTACTTACAATTTTAATGAACTATAATGACCACGCACCACCGCATGTTCATATCAAATATCAAAATGATGTAAAAAGTTATCGTTATGAAATCAGATCCAAAAAATGGATGAAACCAGGTAAAGAACTTCCTCCAAAATTGAAAAAAATGGTCGAAGTTTGGGTTGATGTCCATGAACAAGAACTACTTGAGCAATGGGAACATGCTATGAATAATCAAATTATAACAATTATAGGATAA